The proteins below are encoded in one region of Heptranchias perlo isolate sHepPer1 unplaced genomic scaffold, sHepPer1.hap1 HAP1_SCAFFOLD_233, whole genome shotgun sequence:
- the LOC137310249 gene encoding probable G-protein coupled receptor 139, which translates to MGKPIIIQIEHIFYPILAIVGVPANLVTIVILSRGSCGLSKCIARYLLAMAAGDLLFLIFQVVLRETNDAYFPYSFLSYTPICILNLTLIFASIDCSIWLTVAFTFDRFVSISCQRLRTKYCTEKTAAVVIAVVCSLAVLESVPIYFIFEPWEIIDNAPWSCYIKSSFYTLPIWVAYWWLESILTPFVPFVLILLLNALTIRHVVLANRVRRGLRGNSNGENHNDPEVENRRKSIILLLAISGSFIILWMVTFISYVSVRFADTQLLNTNYNAPFTIMEQSGYMLSSLSSCTNTFIYGVSQSKFRDELKNMIKRPLAPITCLFK; encoded by the exons ATGGGAAAGCCGATAATCATACAGATAGAACACATATTCTACCCTATTCTTGCAATAGTAGGTGTTCCGG CTAATttagtgacaattgtgattctctcccgaggaagctgcggtctctccaaatgcatcGCCCGTTACCTGCTGGCCATGGCAGCGGGGGATCTACTGTTCCTGATATTTCAAGTAGTTCTGCGTGAGACTAATGATGCTTATTTCCCATATTCATTCTTGAGCTACACTCCTATTTGTATTCTCAATCTCACCCTAATTTTTGCTTCCATTGATTGTTCTATCTGGttaacagtcgctttcacctttgatcgatttgtgtccATTTCTTGTCAAAGGTTGCGAACAAAATATTGCACTGAAAAAACTGCGGCTGTGGTTATAGCAGTGGTGTGTTCCTTGGCCGTTTTAGAAAGTGTTCCAATCTACTTCATATTCGAACcatgggaaataattgataaTGCGCCATGGTCCTGCTATATAAAATCAAGCTTCTATACCTTACCCATATGGGTAGCATATTGGTGGTTGGAAAGTATTTTAACCCCGTTTGTTCCATTTGTTTTGATTTTACTGCTCAATGCTCTGACCATCAGGCACGTTGTACTGGCCAATAGAGTGAGGAGGGGTCTCCGAGGGAACAGCAATGGTGAGAATCACAATGATCCAGAGGTGGAGaatcgaaggaaatccatcattttactgcttGCAATATCTGGCAGTTTTATAATTTTATGGATGGTTACATTCATATCTTATGTGTCTGTACGTTTTGCAGATACTCAATTATTAAACACAAACTATAACGCTCCTTTCACCATTATGGAACAATCCGGGTACATGCTTAGCTCtttgagttcctgcacaaacaccttTATTTATGGAGTTtcccagagtaaattcagagatGAGCTGAAGAATATGATCAAGCGTCCCCTGGCTCCAATAACGTGTTTATTTAAGTAA